The following are encoded in a window of Roseimaritima ulvae genomic DNA:
- a CDS encoding SPW repeat domain-containing protein translates to MWGRVVEIMTAVWLAASPWIFRTAADTSLVWADLSIALAIATLAGLSYWKPTRHAHLLTLLVATGLIVWGRLAGTPPPYEHQNHIVVGLFLLLIALIPNDASNPPRAWRDEASVKGAA, encoded by the coding sequence ATGTGGGGACGTGTGGTCGAAATCATGACAGCGGTATGGTTGGCAGCGAGCCCCTGGATTTTCCGGACCGCAGCCGATACATCGCTGGTGTGGGCCGATCTGAGCATCGCGCTGGCGATCGCTACCTTGGCTGGGTTGTCCTACTGGAAACCCACTCGGCACGCTCATCTGTTAACTTTACTGGTCGCCACCGGCTTGATCGTCTGGGGGCGACTGGCGGGCACGCCGCCGCCGTATGAACATCAGAATCATATCGTGGTTGGGCTGTTTTTATTGCTGATCGCCCTGATCCCCAATGACGCTTCCAATCCGCCGCGGGCGTGGCGGGACGAAGCGTCCGTGAAGGGCGCAGCATGA
- a CDS encoding sulfatase family protein, translating into MLTPDDRRGLPLSWLSRVANVSRVTLVLCFVGALLTQAMDATSVRAADSERPNVILILADDLGYGDLACQGAADIQTPHLDQLFAQGLTLERFYANCCVCSPTRASVMSGCYPDRVGVPGVIRTRAENSWGYFQLQRETLPSVLADAGYKTAAIGKWHLGLEPENHPLSRGFESFHGFLGDMMDDYYNHRRHGINYMRSDRDEIDPPGHATDLFSQWAVEFIEQQRDGQRPWMMYLAYNAPHTPIQPPEDWKQKVLKRQPGIDPQRAALVALIEHMDAGIGRVLAALDQTEQTQDTLVIFTSDNGGQLSVGANNGKLRGGKGMMYEGGLRVPCCIRWPGRSRAGTRTQRLASTVDLLPTICKAAGLAAPEDLDGQSLLPLLENENANWPQREIYFVRREGGNQFGGLTIQAVRQGSWKLLQNTPYEPMQLFDLENDPLEQNDLSGKQRKRFNELSARLRLHVQNGGKVPWQK; encoded by the coding sequence ATGCTAACGCCCGATGATCGCCGTGGTTTACCGCTTTCCTGGTTGTCCCGAGTGGCCAACGTATCCCGAGTGACGTTGGTCCTGTGTTTTGTTGGGGCTCTGTTGACACAGGCGATGGACGCGACCTCGGTAAGGGCCGCAGATAGCGAACGGCCGAACGTAATTCTGATCCTGGCGGATGATTTGGGCTATGGCGATTTGGCCTGCCAAGGGGCCGCCGACATTCAGACGCCTCATCTGGATCAGCTGTTCGCTCAAGGCCTGACGCTGGAGCGGTTTTATGCCAACTGCTGCGTCTGTTCACCGACCCGAGCCTCGGTGATGAGCGGCTGTTATCCGGATCGCGTGGGAGTTCCCGGGGTGATTCGCACTCGGGCCGAAAACAGTTGGGGCTATTTTCAACTGCAACGTGAAACCTTGCCCTCGGTGCTGGCCGACGCGGGATACAAAACCGCAGCAATCGGCAAATGGCACCTGGGATTGGAACCGGAGAACCATCCGCTCAGCCGGGGCTTTGAATCCTTTCACGGATTTCTGGGCGACATGATGGACGATTACTACAACCATCGTCGGCACGGCATCAACTACATGCGATCCGATCGCGACGAAATCGATCCGCCGGGGCACGCCACGGATTTGTTTTCACAGTGGGCGGTGGAATTCATCGAGCAACAACGCGACGGGCAGCGACCCTGGATGATGTACCTGGCATACAATGCCCCGCACACGCCCATTCAGCCGCCGGAGGACTGGAAACAGAAAGTGCTCAAGCGGCAGCCCGGTATCGATCCTCAGCGTGCTGCGTTGGTGGCTTTGATCGAGCACATGGACGCAGGCATCGGGCGAGTGTTGGCCGCTTTGGATCAGACCGAACAGACGCAGGACACGCTGGTGATCTTTACCAGCGACAATGGCGGACAGCTGTCGGTGGGGGCGAACAATGGAAAGTTGCGCGGCGGCAAAGGCATGATGTATGAAGGCGGCTTGCGAGTACCTTGCTGTATCCGCTGGCCGGGGCGATCGCGAGCGGGCACCCGCACGCAGCGGCTCGCATCCACAGTGGACCTGCTGCCGACGATTTGTAAGGCCGCCGGCTTGGCCGCTCCCGAAGATCTGGACGGCCAGTCGCTGTTGCCGTTGCTGGAAAATGAAAACGCCAATTGGCCCCAGCGAGAAATCTATTTTGTGCGGCGTGAAGGGGGCAACCAGTTCGGCGGGCTAACCATTCAAGCGGTGCGGCAGGGTTCCTGGAAGCTGCTGCAGAACACTCCTTACGAGCCGATGCAATTGTTTGATCTGGAAAACGATCCGCTGGAGCAAAACGACTTGAGTGGCAAGCAGCGGAAGCGCTTCAACGAGTTGTCGGCACGGCTGCGTCTGCACGTTCAAAACGGCGGCAAAGTACCCTGGCAAAAATAA
- a CDS encoding DUF1559 family PulG-like putative transporter: MNLSRRNGFTLIEMMVTISIVALLAGMLMPAIHSAREAARGTQCQSNLHNFGVALIGRANSPDGRFCSGNFNWERDGAVTEVGWVADMVTRGVMPSEMTCPSNIAQASKAIEQLMVMPLADAADESCVPRLGRQGYVNQMGETVMNPCRRIVAGGYAPGSVQRQQIIQKLVLDEGYNTNYAATWFLVRSEVLLDEDGNVSPRRGGCSTNIRSTNTTLGPLTTSLLGSGKAPANTVPLLADASPSGRLSVGVGPWAAGQTYATPIVGAPAHRSTAQPPSFAVGTPRTGAAGWLKVWSRQVLQDYRGISAHHRGYCNVLMADGSVKQFHDANGDAMINNGFDIGNGFTSDEVEVKAKGLASYYTLRSKGEG; this comes from the coding sequence ATGAATTTGTCCAGGCGAAACGGTTTTACTCTGATCGAGATGATGGTGACGATTTCGATCGTTGCCTTGTTGGCGGGTATGTTGATGCCGGCCATTCATTCGGCGCGTGAAGCGGCGCGGGGCACGCAGTGTCAGTCCAACCTGCACAACTTTGGCGTGGCCCTGATCGGTCGTGCCAATTCGCCTGACGGGCGTTTCTGTAGCGGCAACTTCAACTGGGAACGCGACGGCGCGGTCACCGAGGTGGGCTGGGTTGCGGACATGGTGACCCGCGGCGTTATGCCTTCGGAAATGACCTGCCCTTCCAATATTGCCCAGGCCTCCAAAGCGATTGAGCAGTTGATGGTGATGCCGCTGGCCGACGCTGCGGACGAATCTTGCGTGCCGCGTTTGGGCCGCCAAGGGTACGTAAATCAGATGGGCGAAACGGTGATGAATCCCTGTCGCCGGATAGTCGCTGGCGGGTATGCACCGGGCAGCGTCCAGCGTCAGCAAATCATTCAGAAATTGGTGTTGGACGAGGGTTACAACACCAATTATGCCGCCACCTGGTTTTTGGTTCGCAGCGAAGTGTTGCTTGATGAGGACGGCAACGTGTCGCCGCGGCGGGGCGGTTGTTCCACCAATATTCGCTCGACCAATACAACCCTTGGGCCGTTGACAACCAGTTTGTTGGGCAGCGGCAAGGCGCCCGCCAACACGGTTCCCTTATTGGCTGATGCCTCGCCTTCGGGGCGGTTGTCGGTAGGCGTCGGGCCCTGGGCGGCCGGGCAAACGTATGCCACCCCGATCGTCGGTGCGCCGGCCCATCGTTCGACAGCCCAGCCGCCTTCGTTCGCAGTCGGTACGCCCCGCACGGGCGCCGCGGGTTGGCTGAAAGTTTGGTCGCGGCAGGTGCTGCAAGACTATCGCGGGATCAGTGCCCACCACCGTGGCTACTGCAACGTGTTGATGGCCGATGGTTCGGTGAAGCAGTTCCATGACGCCAATGGCGACGCCATGATCAACAACGGTTTTGACATTGGCAACGGATTTACCAGCGACGAAGTCGAGGTCAAGGCTAAGGGGTTGGCCAGTTATTACACATTGCGAAGCAAAGGGGAGGGCTAA
- a CDS encoding DUF1559 family PulG-like putative transporter: MKIRTSRKAFTLIELMVVISIIALLASIALPALLRARETARSAQCQANLKNIGIALHDFAVSDPSGRFCTGASDYSRDGAMDEYGWVADIVNSGRGNMNESLCPSNPLKGSEKLNDLLGKDTADTKDGAPASRLLKGIAGKADWNGISGGGGSTFAGTAVNTPARAELVSRYFLEGGYNTNYAASWHLVRGGLKFAKPAKGSSDLLTDFSAGSHKGLGGSTGPLRSSVMDKSRISSSNVGFIGDAGPGDVDEAVLGDALYFGDDRVLFARGNETERQFIPAGDFLTEAFNDGPAYWDGTTGDEGVRLIGHGENVLANRLCEKGSPTTSGCAAPSTTTGVYMQDTRDWFAVHSQGCNILMADGSVKVFADRNNDGFLNPGFPVADDLSESTYLQIGYTDSEIEMSRDEFFAGIFLDDSVFKGTFED, translated from the coding sequence ATGAAGATTCGAACTTCTCGTAAGGCCTTCACTCTGATCGAGTTGATGGTCGTGATTTCGATCATCGCCTTGTTGGCTTCGATCGCCCTGCCAGCGCTGCTGCGAGCCCGGGAAACGGCCCGTTCGGCACAGTGCCAGGCAAACCTGAAAAACATCGGTATCGCGCTGCATGACTTTGCCGTCAGCGATCCCAGCGGCCGGTTCTGCACCGGTGCCAGCGATTACAGCCGCGATGGCGCCATGGACGAGTACGGCTGGGTGGCTGATATCGTCAACAGCGGCCGCGGCAACATGAACGAGTCGCTGTGCCCCAGTAACCCGCTGAAGGGTTCGGAAAAGCTGAACGACCTGTTGGGTAAAGACACCGCCGATACGAAAGACGGTGCGCCCGCCAGCCGCCTGCTGAAAGGCATCGCCGGCAAGGCGGATTGGAATGGCATTTCGGGTGGCGGGGGGAGCACGTTCGCCGGGACCGCCGTTAACACGCCGGCACGGGCCGAATTGGTTTCCCGTTACTTCTTGGAAGGTGGCTACAACACCAACTACGCAGCCAGCTGGCACCTCGTCCGCGGCGGTTTGAAATTCGCCAAACCCGCCAAAGGCAGCTCGGATCTGCTCACCGACTTCTCGGCTGGCTCGCACAAAGGCTTGGGCGGTTCGACCGGTCCCTTGCGTTCTTCGGTGATGGACAAAAGCCGCATCTCCAGCAGCAACGTGGGCTTCATTGGCGACGCCGGCCCCGGAGACGTGGACGAAGCCGTGTTGGGCGACGCCCTGTACTTTGGCGACGACCGCGTGTTGTTTGCTCGTGGCAACGAAACCGAGCGTCAGTTCATTCCCGCCGGTGACTTTCTGACCGAAGCCTTCAACGACGGCCCCGCCTATTGGGACGGCACCACGGGTGATGAGGGAGTGAGGCTGATCGGCCACGGCGAAAACGTATTGGCCAACCGCTTGTGCGAAAAAGGCAGCCCCACCACGTCGGGTTGCGCCGCGCCCAGCACCACTACCGGAGTCTATATGCAGGACACGCGTGACTGGTTCGCCGTGCACTCGCAAGGTTGCAACATCCTGATGGCCGACGGCAGCGTCAAAGTCTTTGCCGACCGCAACAACGACGGGTTCTTGAATCCCGGCTTCCCGGTGGCGGACGATCTGAGCGAATCCACCTACCTCCAGATCGGTTACACCGACAGCGAAATCGAAATGTCGCGTGACGAATTCTTCGCCGGCATCTTCCTCGATGACTCGGTCTTCAAGGGCACCTTCGAAGACTAA
- a CDS encoding DUF1573 domain-containing protein — MSLFGIRIALFVGGLVSLILGVGLFATQVENEPYGVHDLQRDKWDRMQAEIRQRQRDRAAAAAGQRELPVVKLDQRQCDFGNQQPYRVLTHTFSVANAGQAALRLELKKTSSESLEVVVPGDPIPAGQSALVTVRWKVGKAHGAVRETVTLGTNDPYRHALKLAVTARIPVILAMTEKKFSAPRVEPDQLVAASTLVYSQCWEDFQISEVRCDLENFQWAAEPLSPAECAEHGYLAAYRLTLSVSRASKGSFEQAVRISVRPPSDGWRPESDVAAGGDDWFVALSNGKPLVLDSTFYGRVIARIGFYGPELHLDEGLDMGLISCGTRRDFPVVVRYRGQVLPSRLAVLDIQPPQLEATIEAVASRPGTYRLVITVPAHASQVVFNANQQHGYVQVGDPEHPEVNNWFPVMGAILKDRQSSAIRE, encoded by the coding sequence ATGTCATTATTCGGAATTCGCATCGCGTTGTTTGTCGGCGGCCTGGTTTCGCTGATCTTGGGCGTCGGTTTGTTTGCGACGCAAGTCGAGAACGAACCTTACGGCGTGCATGATTTGCAACGCGATAAATGGGACCGGATGCAGGCGGAAATTCGCCAGCGGCAGCGCGATCGCGCTGCCGCGGCTGCCGGCCAGCGAGAGTTGCCGGTGGTGAAACTCGACCAGCGACAATGCGATTTTGGCAACCAGCAGCCCTATCGCGTCTTGACCCACACCTTCTCCGTCGCCAATGCGGGCCAAGCCGCGCTGCGGCTGGAATTGAAAAAGACCAGCAGCGAGTCACTGGAGGTAGTGGTTCCCGGCGATCCCATTCCGGCCGGCCAATCGGCTTTGGTAACCGTGCGTTGGAAGGTCGGCAAAGCCCACGGCGCGGTGCGGGAAACGGTCACCCTGGGAACCAACGACCCCTATCGCCATGCGCTGAAACTGGCGGTCACCGCACGCATCCCGGTGATCTTGGCGATGACCGAGAAAAAGTTCTCCGCGCCCCGCGTTGAACCGGATCAATTGGTCGCGGCCTCGACGCTGGTCTACAGCCAGTGTTGGGAGGATTTTCAAATCAGCGAGGTCCGCTGTGACCTGGAGAATTTCCAATGGGCTGCCGAACCGCTCAGCCCCGCCGAATGTGCCGAGCACGGTTATCTGGCCGCGTATCGCTTGACGCTGTCGGTGTCGCGAGCCAGCAAGGGTAGCTTTGAACAAGCGGTTCGCATTTCGGTGCGACCGCCCAGCGATGGCTGGCGGCCGGAGTCCGACGTCGCTGCTGGCGGCGACGATTGGTTTGTGGCGCTGAGCAACGGGAAACCCCTGGTGTTGGATTCGACTTTCTATGGTCGCGTGATCGCTCGCATTGGTTTCTACGGTCCCGAATTGCACCTGGACGAAGGGCTGGACATGGGGCTGATCAGCTGTGGTACGCGGCGAGACTTTCCAGTGGTGGTTCGTTATCGCGGTCAAGTGTTGCCCTCACGCTTGGCGGTTTTGGACATCCAACCGCCTCAGCTGGAAGCCACCATCGAAGCGGTCGCCAGTCGCCCTGGAACCTATCGGTTGGTGATTACGGTTCCCGCCCACGCCTCGCAAGTGGTGTTTAACGCCAATCAACAACACGGCTACGTCCAGGTTGGCGATCCGGAGCATCCGGAAGTCAACAATTGGTTCCCGGTGATGGGCGCCATCTTAAAGGACCGCCAGTCTAGCGCGATACGAGAGTAA
- the pilM gene encoding pilus assembly protein PilM: MSTEIATSACAKCSHHNESQAKFCGGCGQPLWEPCGKCETTVRIGTKFCGGCGEDLQQRFQQRLQQAEDTLQQARKLAEGFEYDDALTVAKRHRKPADYRFQAVADQCVQLAQQIERARDAWQAKAAKVLEAARRAAAAENHAKTAALVTKIPEPLRCEELKNLLTKSRSADSQYSQLLDMLRDALQQKQYVTAANAVEGLLQIKPNEAKFAQAAKKIGDALQASAIRRFDRGDYHGTLQRLEALPQLVRNPQTAAMLRRAGNVAWLFDQFERQPWTTENLLQFSQRLTQTVPQDPRGKQLLEQVQASLKQPLGDPRSLYRVWSGKAKSWMGGPVRLLAFPQSLELPQQTLFKKHPGEFCIAIGLALQGLGKGTFTEALYRAETKGLKKLFRRKGPQECVGVDAGSSAIRAVRMRLSEDGAIELLDVWRRQFAQPLCRSGLEMQQTVLQEDDLLALKEWLGEGEAEIWINQPSRDVLGKFVEMPPVGDKQLQPLIEKEIQQRFPLAADELNLAVWCEAEREDQSRQVVLVAAKKTLVTQRIAKFQEFGIQPTAVQCEQAALVNFAVLEFADQLQTEGDDPADDAPPAVALVDAGASGTTLLIITANAFLFRSVDGGGEALTGQLARNAKLTAEQAEKWKHHPATATDPASCFPALTERMQGSVQRLRRAFDEAQQQLGVGAVSSVWCVGGGSRMHGWPVPWLDRSDAANEETMVDRDDDFEIG, encoded by the coding sequence ATGAGTACGGAGATTGCCACCTCGGCGTGTGCCAAATGCAGCCATCACAACGAATCGCAGGCCAAGTTCTGCGGCGGTTGCGGTCAGCCCTTGTGGGAGCCCTGTGGCAAATGTGAGACCACGGTGCGGATCGGCACCAAGTTTTGCGGGGGCTGTGGTGAAGACCTGCAACAGCGATTCCAACAACGCCTACAGCAAGCCGAAGACACGCTGCAACAAGCTCGCAAGTTGGCCGAAGGGTTTGAGTATGACGATGCCCTGACGGTGGCCAAACGCCATCGCAAGCCGGCGGATTATCGCTTCCAAGCGGTCGCGGACCAGTGCGTCCAGCTGGCTCAGCAAATCGAACGGGCTCGCGATGCCTGGCAAGCCAAAGCCGCCAAGGTGCTAGAGGCGGCGCGTCGTGCGGCCGCAGCGGAAAACCATGCCAAAACCGCCGCCCTGGTCACCAAGATCCCCGAGCCCTTGCGGTGTGAGGAACTGAAAAACTTGCTGACCAAAAGTCGCTCCGCTGATTCACAGTACAGCCAACTGCTGGATATGCTCCGCGATGCCCTCCAGCAAAAGCAATACGTGACAGCCGCCAATGCGGTTGAAGGGTTGTTGCAAATCAAACCCAACGAAGCCAAGTTCGCGCAGGCGGCCAAGAAAATCGGCGACGCCCTGCAGGCTTCCGCCATCCGACGATTCGATCGCGGCGATTACCATGGCACCCTGCAACGCTTGGAGGCGCTTCCACAATTGGTGCGCAATCCACAAACCGCCGCCATGCTGCGCCGGGCCGGCAACGTGGCTTGGTTGTTCGATCAGTTCGAACGCCAACCCTGGACCACTGAAAACCTGTTGCAGTTCAGTCAACGGTTGACTCAGACCGTGCCTCAGGATCCCCGCGGCAAACAGTTGTTGGAACAGGTCCAAGCCAGCCTCAAGCAACCTCTGGGCGACCCGCGAAGCCTGTATCGCGTGTGGTCCGGCAAGGCAAAGTCTTGGATGGGCGGTCCGGTAAGACTGTTGGCCTTTCCGCAATCGCTGGAGCTGCCACAGCAAACGCTGTTCAAAAAGCATCCGGGTGAGTTTTGCATCGCCATCGGTTTAGCTCTGCAGGGACTGGGCAAAGGCACGTTTACCGAAGCCTTGTACCGTGCCGAAACCAAAGGCTTGAAGAAATTGTTTCGCCGCAAAGGCCCTCAGGAATGTGTGGGCGTCGACGCCGGAAGCAGCGCGATCCGCGCGGTGCGAATGCGGCTCAGCGAGGATGGCGCCATCGAACTGTTGGATGTTTGGCGTCGACAATTTGCGCAGCCCTTGTGCCGATCCGGTTTGGAAATGCAACAGACGGTGTTGCAAGAGGACGATCTGTTGGCGTTGAAAGAGTGGCTGGGAGAAGGCGAAGCCGAGATCTGGATCAATCAACCGTCACGCGATGTGTTGGGGAAGTTTGTCGAAATGCCGCCCGTCGGCGACAAGCAACTGCAGCCCCTGATCGAAAAAGAAATCCAGCAACGCTTTCCCTTGGCTGCAGATGAATTAAATCTGGCGGTGTGGTGCGAAGCGGAGCGAGAGGATCAATCGCGGCAGGTCGTGTTGGTGGCCGCCAAAAAGACGCTGGTCACCCAGCGGATCGCCAAGTTTCAGGAATTCGGCATCCAGCCCACGGCCGTGCAATGCGAACAGGCCGCCTTGGTCAACTTTGCCGTACTGGAATTTGCCGATCAGTTGCAAACCGAAGGCGACGACCCCGCCGACGACGCGCCGCCGGCCGTGGCCCTCGTCGACGCTGGCGCCTCCGGCACCACGCTGCTGATCATCACTGCCAACGCTTTCCTGTTTCGCAGCGTCGACGGCGGCGGGGAAGCGTTAACCGGTCAGTTGGCGCGGAACGCCAAACTGACGGCCGAACAGGCCGAAAAGTGGAAGCACCACCCCGCGACCGCCACGGACCCGGCCTCCTGCTTCCCCGCTCTGACCGAACGTATGCAGGGGTCGGTCCAGCGTCTGCGGCGAGCATTTGACGAAGCCCAGCAGCAGTTGGGCGTGGGGGCGGTGTCGTCGGTGTGGTGTGTCGGTGGCGGCAGCCGCATGCATGGCTGGCCCGTCCCGTGGCTCGATCGCTCGGATGCCGCAAACGAAGAAACGATGGTTGACCGCGACGACGATTTTGAAATCGGATGA
- a CDS encoding DUF1559 family PulG-like putative transporter, whose protein sequence is MTNKAFVNVVCRRQLVAALLLALLAGCGSSSNDPMARAKMRRRMDTDTAEANPKTRVDRPTDNPPVAAADTPRGQMPSVHVAATDSAGDDSVDAAAGDPAATVEPAATAETSAEVAAELVSSIEQRQPEQPLTESQRRERSAENIKKIAAAIIEYTYRNGEFPKPGEIKSEGGIPTLSWRVAILPYLGYDELYQQFDPNEPWDGEHNRKLLERIPDEFVSPERFDTKTNYLGPAYRTFLFGDQRIGPNGIEDGAANTILVVEVDDQFAVEWTRPQDYDAPALHLKQGLGKLRGDGAIAAWATGMPTLLPNNASEQQLMNAFTHEASDGQKAVVLHRPITIDVAAEAAQDAIAATVEPMPATPNPNVPADQSAADAATPAEMRLPVPKASELAATADRMRTVFAKRLADANAAERAALASEMIQQAFAMKQDNAGAFSLLTAATTLATHAGELGTAVEAMEAKIQLFEVDAYEENVNLLMAFGKANGGRRAAVVGGDEYVQRAIRVIYAGIAADDFSRASSIARYALMFKGEQSHDETGTMLNRLRTQLTVARGHYTRTGVALATLRANPGDRQAAEEVGRFLCFVKGDWQAGLPLLAKSEQDMLKALAAADLAGQDSPQEILAIADRWWELSDRTTQGVFRQACRDRAVMWYEAAFEQLPDSLDKLHAKARLDEAGESKATSPLALVKRLAEQSNVDLSASLAGVYRDRK, encoded by the coding sequence GTGACCAACAAAGCTTTTGTTAACGTTGTCTGCCGACGTCAGCTCGTCGCCGCCCTGCTACTGGCCTTGTTGGCGGGCTGTGGCTCGTCCAGCAATGATCCCATGGCACGCGCCAAAATGCGGCGACGGATGGATACCGATACCGCCGAGGCGAATCCCAAGACGCGAGTCGACAGGCCGACCGACAATCCTCCGGTGGCCGCCGCCGATACGCCACGCGGTCAAATGCCCAGCGTCCATGTCGCCGCGACGGATTCCGCCGGCGACGATTCCGTTGACGCCGCGGCCGGTGATCCTGCGGCCACGGTCGAACCGGCGGCCACGGCGGAAACTTCCGCAGAGGTCGCCGCGGAACTGGTCTCGTCGATCGAGCAACGCCAGCCCGAACAACCGCTGACCGAATCCCAGCGCCGGGAACGTTCGGCGGAGAACATCAAAAAGATTGCCGCGGCGATCATCGAGTACACGTATCGCAACGGTGAGTTTCCCAAACCCGGAGAGATCAAATCCGAAGGCGGTATCCCCACGCTCAGCTGGCGCGTGGCGATCCTACCTTACCTGGGCTATGACGAGCTGTATCAACAGTTTGATCCCAACGAACCCTGGGATGGTGAACACAACCGCAAACTGTTGGAACGGATTCCCGATGAGTTCGTTTCGCCCGAACGGTTTGATACCAAGACCAATTACCTGGGCCCCGCCTACCGTACTTTTCTGTTTGGCGACCAGCGGATCGGCCCCAATGGGATCGAAGACGGCGCGGCCAATACGATTCTAGTGGTGGAGGTGGATGATCAGTTCGCTGTCGAATGGACACGCCCGCAAGACTACGACGCGCCCGCCCTGCATCTAAAACAGGGCCTGGGGAAATTGCGGGGCGACGGCGCGATCGCCGCTTGGGCCACGGGCATGCCCACCTTGTTGCCCAACAACGCCAGCGAACAACAGTTGATGAATGCCTTTACACACGAAGCCAGCGATGGTCAGAAGGCCGTCGTGCTGCATCGCCCGATTACCATCGACGTCGCGGCCGAAGCCGCCCAGGATGCGATTGCGGCCACGGTGGAACCGATGCCGGCGACACCAAATCCAAACGTTCCAGCCGACCAGTCTGCCGCCGACGCTGCCACGCCCGCGGAGATGCGGTTGCCGGTGCCTAAGGCGTCGGAGTTGGCCGCTACCGCCGACAGGATGCGGACGGTGTTTGCCAAACGCCTGGCGGACGCCAACGCCGCCGAACGAGCCGCCCTGGCAAGCGAAATGATTCAGCAGGCGTTTGCCATGAAGCAGGATAACGCCGGCGCGTTTTCGCTGCTGACCGCCGCCACCACCCTGGCCACGCATGCCGGCGAGCTGGGCACGGCCGTGGAGGCGATGGAAGCCAAAATCCAGCTATTCGAAGTCGACGCCTACGAAGAAAACGTGAACCTGTTGATGGCCTTTGGCAAAGCCAACGGTGGGCGCCGCGCGGCCGTGGTGGGCGGCGATGAATATGTGCAACGAGCCATCCGCGTGATCTATGCCGGCATCGCCGCCGACGACTTCTCCCGCGCCTCTTCGATCGCCCGCTACGCATTGATGTTTAAAGGCGAGCAAAGCCATGATGAAACCGGCACGATGCTCAATCGGTTGCGGACCCAGTTGACTGTCGCTCGTGGGCACTACACACGCACCGGCGTGGCCCTGGCAACGCTGCGAGCGAATCCTGGGGACCGGCAAGCCGCCGAAGAGGTCGGGCGGTTTCTGTGTTTCGTCAAAGGCGATTGGCAGGCCGGCTTGCCCTTGCTGGCCAAGTCGGAGCAGGACATGTTGAAAGCCTTGGCGGCGGCGGATCTGGCCGGCCAGGATAGCCCGCAGGAAATCCTGGCGATCGCGGACCGTTGGTGGGAACTGTCCGATCGCACCACGCAGGGTGTGTTCCGCCAGGCCTGCCGTGATCGCGCGGTGATGTGGTACGAAGCCGCCTTCGAACAACTGCCCGACTCTTTGGACAAACTGCACGCCAAAGCCCGTTTGGACGAAGCGGGCGAAAGCAAAGCGACCAGCCCGTTGGCGCTGGTGAAACGTCTGGCCGAACAGTCCAATGTGGATCTGTCGGCTAGTTTGGCCGGCGTTTATCGCGATCGAAAATGA